A genomic segment from Pseudomonadota bacterium encodes:
- the trmD gene encoding tRNA (guanosine(37)-N1)-methyltransferase TrmD, with amino-acid sequence MAEAGPLWRARVLTLFPEMFPGPLGFSLPGKALREGVWTLETMDIRDYASDKHRSVDDAPFGGGAGMVMRPDVVDAALKAAADPGPVLYLSPRGKPLDQAVVRRLADGRGVTLLCGRFEGVDERVLEAWAMEEVSLGDFVLSGGEPAAIALIDACVRLLPGVIENADALREESFEDGLLEYPHYTRPQSWAGREVPDVLISGHHEKIRDWRLAMAEEITRKRRPDLWARYVREKP; translated from the coding sequence ATGGCTGAGGCGGGGCCCTTGTGGCGGGCGCGGGTGCTCACGCTTTTTCCGGAGATGTTCCCGGGGCCGCTTGGCTTTTCGCTGCCGGGCAAGGCGCTGCGGGAGGGGGTCTGGACCCTGGAAACGATGGACATCCGCGATTATGCGAGCGATAAACACCGTTCCGTCGACGACGCGCCTTTTGGCGGCGGGGCCGGTATGGTGATGCGCCCCGACGTTGTCGACGCCGCCCTGAAGGCGGCCGCCGATCCGGGACCTGTTCTCTACCTCTCGCCGCGGGGGAAGCCGCTGGACCAGGCCGTGGTTCGCCGCTTGGCGGACGGGCGTGGGGTGACGCTTCTTTGCGGGCGTTTCGAAGGCGTGGACGAACGCGTGCTGGAGGCGTGGGCGATGGAGGAAGTGAGTCTGGGCGATTTCGTGCTTTCCGGCGGCGAGCCGGCGGCGATCGCCTTGATTGACGCCTGCGTGCGGCTGCTGCCGGGCGTGATCGAGAACGCGGACGCGCTGAGGGAAGAAAGTTTCGAGGACGGGCTTTTGGAATACCCGCACTACACCCGGCCGCAAAGCTGGGCGGGACGAGAGGTGCCGGATGTGCTGATCTCCGGGCACCACGAGAAAATCCGCGACTGGCGGCTCGCCATGGCGGAAGAAATTACGCGCAAACGACGTCCGGACCTTTGGGCCCGTTACGTCCGGGAAAAACCTTGA
- a CDS encoding DUF2336 domain-containing protein: protein MKDREIETLLSLARDKSSAGRERLVNTISDLFMVEDNGLTDRERALMTDILNQLVQDVETAVRRHLSERLSILPNAPRELILTLANDEIAVARPVLLKSEILHDIDLIEVIQHRTMEHHLAIAMRKNVSEAVSDALVETGNTDVIKTLLENAEAKIAQGTKEYLVEQSRKVNTYREPLIQRKDLSPALAEKMYWWVSAALRQELAAKFEIDITVLDDQIESSVRGLLAEEDQGAPKPKKKEDPAARLAQEVEVTPELLIRVLRQGEITLFAALFAKYTSLSAKLVRRLLFEPGGEGLAIACKAEAIPKQAFASIFLLSRKARPGEHIIDPGELSKILAFYERMDSEAAAKVTKQWQRDPEYLYAIKRLDAAEDNS from the coding sequence ATGAAAGACAGAGAGATTGAGACACTTCTCAGTCTGGCGCGCGACAAATCCAGCGCCGGTAGGGAGCGTCTGGTCAATACGATCAGCGATCTCTTCATGGTGGAAGATAACGGGCTGACCGACCGCGAGCGCGCGCTGATGACGGACATCCTCAACCAGTTGGTTCAGGACGTCGAGACGGCCGTCCGCCGCCACCTTTCGGAACGGCTCTCGATTCTGCCGAACGCGCCGCGCGAATTGATTCTGACCCTTGCCAACGACGAAATCGCCGTCGCCCGCCCGGTTCTTCTGAAAAGCGAAATTCTTCACGACATCGATCTTATCGAAGTCATCCAGCACCGCACGATGGAGCACCATCTCGCCATCGCCATGCGGAAGAACGTCAGCGAAGCCGTCTCGGACGCCCTTGTCGAGACGGGCAACACGGATGTCATCAAAACCCTTCTCGAAAACGCCGAGGCCAAAATCGCGCAAGGCACGAAGGAATATCTCGTCGAACAGTCGCGCAAGGTGAATACTTACCGCGAGCCCCTCATCCAGCGGAAGGATCTGTCGCCGGCGCTTGCCGAGAAGATGTACTGGTGGGTGTCGGCCGCCTTGCGGCAGGAGCTTGCCGCCAAATTCGAAATCGATATCACCGTTCTCGACGATCAAATCGAATCCTCGGTGCGGGGCCTGCTGGCGGAAGAAGACCAGGGGGCGCCCAAGCCGAAGAAGAAAGAAGACCCCGCCGCGCGGCTTGCGCAGGAAGTCGAGGTCACGCCGGAGCTTCTGATCCGCGTTCTCCGCCAGGGCGAGATCACGCTGTTCGCGGCGCTGTTCGCGAAATACACGAGCCTTTCCGCCAAGCTGGTGCGGCGGCTTCTGTTCGAGCCGGGCGGCGAGGGCCTGGCGATCGCCTGCAAGGCCGAGGCGATCCCCAAGCAGGCCTTCGCCTCGATTTTCCTGCTGAGCCGCAAGGCAAGGCCCGGCGAGCACATAATTGACCCCGGCGAACTTTCAAAGATTCTCGCCTTTTACGAGCGAATGGACTCAGAGGCGGCGGCAAAGGTCACGAAACAGTGGCAGCGCGATCCAGAATACCTTTATGCTATAAAGCGGCTGGATGCGGCGGAGGATAACTCCTAG
- the rpsP gene encoding 30S ribosomal protein S16 yields the protein MSVKIRMSRGGAKKRPFYRIVVTDVRNSRDGRFIERVGTYNPMLAKDHPDRVKLDPERIKHWLAVGALPSDRVARFLGEAGLAPMPPKRHNPEKAIPRKDRKKAATEAAAGPAPAPAEAQKA from the coding sequence ATGAGTGTAAAAATCCGAATGTCCCGCGGCGGCGCCAAGAAGCGCCCCTTCTACCGTATCGTCGTAACGGACGTGCGAAACTCGCGCGATGGCCGTTTCATCGAACGGGTCGGCACCTACAATCCGATGCTGGCGAAAGACCATCCCGACCGCGTGAAGCTCGACCCCGAACGGATCAAGCATTGGCTTGCGGTCGGCGCCTTGCCGAGCGACCGCGTCGCGCGCTTCCTGGGCGAAGCCGGGCTGGCGCCGATGCCGCCCAAGCGCCACAACCCGGAAAAGGCGATCCCGAGGAAGGACCGGAAGAAGGCGGCGACGGAAGCGGCCGCCGGGCCGGCGCCGGCGCCGGCCGAAGCGCAAAAGGCGTAA
- a CDS encoding ATP-binding protein, producing MQYKGAKPVYLQAIGAAGGEKAAARSLDAIRTLAATPFLESTNPVYLADLDGDLLYANEAFENLKAGDAPPFSLADIVAAVRREGDAVQHAFTLRMGAHSEEFHSRHFPVRDGEGKLAAVAGVVQKASYGAGLRKQLTRERERFEDLARLVSDWLWETDENFCFTYASDRVFDLIGVLSRELEGRNLFAFGQFKAIGEGVDRPGPHMRSPFREELYEVDLPEGGKRTFRLSGLPIFDDATGRFRGYRGTAEDVTNETLAWSRAVESRIQLMEAIESIEDAFAIFDASEKLALCNSPFRAVFLEGTALADSNATLDDILRVGVETGRILAPGQDPAWLTDQLAYLRREKSFVEMALKGGRWVKFTLERVTGGGTIGFFSDITVLKEREAVLQAAKEVAEAANQTKSDFLANMSHELRTPLNAVIGFSEIMQHELMGPLGSDGYREYAKDIFESARHLLGIINNILDVSKAEAGGLDVEEQLLDLQQVMEAAIRLVRQKAMEGSLDLTWEVAPDLPRFRADGIKVKQILLNLLSNAIKFTPKGGAVTVEIWRSPNGGLLISVKDNGIGIAAEDIPKALAPFGQVDSSLSRRYPGTGLGLPLTKKLVELHGGTLTLASAPDQGTKVTLWFPPERFEVQDMPPPAANAL from the coding sequence TTGCAATACAAAGGGGCGAAACCCGTTTATCTGCAGGCTATCGGCGCGGCCGGAGGCGAGAAAGCCGCGGCGCGGAGTCTCGATGCGATCCGAACGCTTGCGGCAACGCCGTTCCTCGAATCGACGAACCCCGTTTACCTGGCGGATCTCGACGGCGACCTTCTTTACGCGAACGAGGCCTTCGAGAATCTGAAGGCGGGGGATGCGCCGCCTTTCTCGCTGGCCGATATCGTGGCGGCCGTTCGGCGGGAAGGCGATGCCGTTCAGCACGCCTTTACGCTGCGCATGGGCGCCCATAGCGAGGAATTCCATTCGCGCCACTTTCCGGTGCGCGACGGCGAGGGGAAGCTCGCCGCCGTTGCGGGCGTCGTGCAGAAGGCCAGCTATGGCGCGGGTCTTCGCAAGCAGCTGACGCGCGAGCGCGAGCGCTTCGAGGATCTGGCTCGGCTCGTCTCCGACTGGCTGTGGGAGACCGACGAAAACTTTTGCTTCACCTACGCGTCCGACCGCGTCTTCGACCTGATCGGCGTGTTGTCCCGCGAACTGGAAGGGCGAAATCTCTTCGCCTTCGGACAGTTTAAGGCGATCGGCGAAGGCGTTGACCGGCCAGGTCCTCATATGCGCTCGCCCTTTCGGGAAGAGCTGTATGAGGTGGACCTTCCGGAAGGGGGAAAACGGACGTTTCGCCTGAGCGGTCTTCCCATCTTCGACGATGCAACGGGCCGGTTTCGCGGTTACCGCGGAACGGCCGAGGACGTCACGAACGAAACGCTTGCCTGGTCCCGGGCGGTCGAATCCCGCATCCAGCTCATGGAGGCGATCGAGAGTATCGAGGATGCGTTCGCCATTTTTGATGCTTCCGAGAAGCTGGCTCTTTGCAACTCGCCTTTCCGCGCGGTTTTTCTGGAAGGAACCGCGCTTGCCGATTCGAACGCCACGCTCGACGACATCCTTCGCGTCGGTGTCGAGACAGGGCGCATCCTCGCTCCCGGACAGGACCCGGCTTGGCTCACGGATCAGCTCGCCTACCTCCGTCGGGAAAAAAGTTTCGTCGAGATGGCGCTAAAGGGCGGGCGTTGGGTCAAGTTTACGCTCGAAAGGGTCACCGGCGGCGGGACGATCGGCTTCTTTTCCGACATCACGGTGCTGAAGGAACGCGAGGCCGTGCTGCAAGCGGCAAAGGAAGTGGCCGAGGCCGCCAACCAGACGAAGTCGGACTTTCTCGCCAACATGAGTCACGAGCTGCGCACGCCGCTAAACGCGGTCATCGGCTTCTCGGAAATCATGCAACACGAATTGATGGGGCCGCTTGGCAGCGACGGCTACCGCGAGTACGCGAAGGATATCTTCGAAAGCGCCCGTCACCTGCTCGGCATCATCAACAATATCCTCGACGTTTCGAAGGCTGAGGCCGGCGGGCTCGATGTCGAAGAGCAGCTTCTCGATCTTCAACAGGTGATGGAAGCGGCGATCCGCCTGGTTCGTCAGAAAGCCATGGAAGGCAGTCTCGATCTCACATGGGAAGTGGCGCCGGACCTGCCGCGGTTCCGGGCCGACGGGATCAAGGTGAAGCAGATTTTGCTGAACCTGCTTTCGAACGCGATCAAATTCACGCCGAAGGGCGGCGCCGTCACCGTCGAGATCTGGCGCAGCCCGAATGGCGGCCTGCTGATCAGCGTCAAGGACAACGGCATCGGCATCGCGGCGGAAGATATTCCGAAGGCGTTGGCCCCGTTTGGGCAGGTCGACAGCTCCTTGAGCCGCCGCTATCCGGGAACCGGCCTCGGCCTGCCGCTCACGAAGAAGCTCGTCGAGTTGCACGGCGGCACGCTGACCCTGGCCAGCGCCCCGGATCAGGGAACGAAGGTGACGCTGTGGTTCCCGCCCGAGCGTTTCGAGGTCCAGGATATGCCGCCGCCGGCGGCGAACGCCCTTTAG
- the rimM gene encoding ribosome maturation factor RimM (Essential for efficient processing of 16S rRNA) — protein MIAGKQHRNEESAEEAKRVCVGVVTGAHGVKGLLRVRSFTGNPADVAAYGPVSDEAGERRFDLAVEGRAKDDLLVRVAGIADRDTAEALKGMLLYVARAALPETEEDEYYHGDLIGLRVEDRQGNRLGSVVGVHNFGGGDILEIAIESGPAAMVPFTREAVPEVDMARRRVRVDPAAILQTEGKAAKEEAAKEGCDG, from the coding sequence ATGATCGCCGGAAAGCAACATCGCAACGAAGAAAGCGCCGAAGAAGCGAAGCGCGTTTGCGTGGGCGTCGTCACCGGCGCCCACGGCGTGAAAGGTCTGCTTCGCGTTCGCAGCTTCACGGGGAACCCGGCCGACGTCGCGGCCTATGGGCCGGTCTCGGACGAGGCGGGCGAACGCCGGTTCGATCTCGCGGTCGAAGGCCGCGCGAAGGACGACCTGCTCGTGCGCGTCGCCGGTATCGCCGACCGCGATACCGCGGAAGCCCTGAAGGGGATGCTGCTTTACGTCGCGCGCGCGGCATTGCCGGAGACGGAGGAGGACGAGTACTACCACGGCGACCTCATCGGCCTGCGGGTCGAAGACCGTCAAGGGAACCGCCTAGGCAGCGTTGTCGGCGTGCACAATTTCGGCGGCGGCGACATCCTGGAGATCGCGATCGAAAGCGGACCGGCCGCGATGGTCCCCTTCACGCGGGAGGCGGTGCCCGAGGTGGACATGGCGCGCCGCCGCGTTCGGGTGGACCCGGCCGCCATCTTGCAAACGGAAGGAAAGGCAGCGAAAGAAGAAGCGGCAAAGGAAGGGTGCGATGGCTGA
- the ftsY gene encoding signal recognition particle-docking protein FtsY, protein MAEATSWLRRLRGGLRKSSTKLADGIRGIFTDRKLDAAKLEELEELLIGADLGVGTAAALVAELKAVSRPEDAGPDPIRERLAEAIERLLEPVARTLVLDTDKKPFVVLVVGVNGGGKTTTIGKLAKQFRDAGKTVLLAAGDTFRAAAVAQLEHWGKRAGVPVLSKEEGADASGLAYDALERAAREKFDVLLIDTAGRLQNKIALMAELQKMVRALKKRDPEAPHATLLVLDANVGQNAHSQVETFRDMVAVDGLIVTKLDGTARGGVVVALAQRFGLPVYAVGVGEAVEDLHPFEAKSFARNLLGL, encoded by the coding sequence ATGGCCGAAGCGACAAGCTGGCTTCGCCGCCTGCGCGGCGGCCTTCGGAAATCCTCGACCAAACTCGCCGATGGCATTCGCGGCATCTTCACCGACCGCAAGCTCGACGCGGCGAAGCTGGAGGAACTCGAAGAGCTTCTCATCGGCGCCGATTTGGGCGTCGGCACGGCGGCGGCGCTGGTCGCGGAACTGAAAGCCGTCTCGAGGCCCGAGGATGCCGGTCCCGATCCGATCCGCGAACGCTTGGCCGAAGCCATCGAACGGCTGCTGGAACCGGTGGCCAGAACCCTTGTTCTCGACACCGACAAGAAGCCCTTCGTCGTCCTCGTCGTTGGGGTCAACGGCGGCGGCAAGACGACGACGATCGGCAAGCTCGCCAAACAGTTTCGCGACGCCGGGAAGACGGTTTTGCTGGCGGCCGGCGACACGTTCCGCGCCGCCGCCGTGGCCCAGCTCGAACACTGGGGCAAGCGTGCCGGCGTTCCCGTTCTTTCGAAAGAGGAAGGGGCGGACGCGTCGGGGCTTGCCTACGATGCGCTGGAACGCGCGGCGCGGGAAAAATTCGACGTTCTGCTCATTGACACCGCCGGGCGGCTTCAAAACAAGATCGCCCTCATGGCGGAGTTGCAGAAAATGGTGCGCGCGCTGAAAAAGCGCGACCCGGAAGCCCCCCACGCCACCCTTCTCGTGCTCGACGCCAATGTCGGCCAGAACGCCCATTCCCAGGTCGAGACTTTCCGCGACATGGTGGCGGTGGACGGCCTCATCGTGACGAAGCTCGACGGCACGGCGCGCGGTGGCGTCGTCGTGGCGCTTGCCCAGCGCTTCGGCCTCCCCGTTTATGCGGTGGGCGTCGGCGAGGCGGTCGAGGACCTCCACCCCTTCGAGGCCAAGAGCTTCGCCCGCAACCTTTTGGGGCTGTAG
- the ffh gene encoding signal recognition particle protein: MFENLANRLGDVFGRLKKRGTLSPEDVRVALREIRVALLEADVALPVIKDFLTKVEAEATGETITRAVAPGQMVVKIVHDALTEMLGPKAAALKLDGPLPTAILFVGLQGSGKTTTVAKLGLKLAREEKKKVLLASLDVYRPAAREQLAILGQQADLATLPMIADEKPVAIAQRAMAHARQEGFDVVLLDTAGRGHVDAAMMAEAEAVRDAVNPAETLLVADAMTGQDAVRVAESFHTRLNLSGIVLTRLDGDARGGAALSMRAVTGCPIKFVGEGEKLDRLETFHPNRIAGRILGMGDVVSLVEKAEAAADEAEISRLASKLEKGAFDLNDMAEQFRQLGRMGGIGEFLALLPGLDRGQKQKAMAKIDERLLRRQEAIIRSMTPLERRNPKILHASRKRRIAAGSGSGVNDVNRLLKQFRDMQTMMKRMKQMQKMGLGKPGRSGGLPFNPMQPRH, translated from the coding sequence ATGTTCGAGAACCTAGCAAACCGTCTTGGCGATGTCTTCGGACGGCTCAAGAAACGCGGGACGCTCTCGCCGGAGGACGTCCGCGTGGCGTTGCGCGAGATTCGCGTGGCGCTGCTCGAGGCGGACGTGGCGCTTCCCGTCATCAAGGACTTCCTCACCAAGGTCGAGGCGGAAGCGACCGGTGAAACGATCACGCGCGCCGTCGCTCCCGGCCAGATGGTCGTCAAGATCGTCCACGACGCGCTGACCGAAATGCTGGGGCCGAAGGCGGCCGCCCTCAAGCTCGACGGGCCCCTGCCCACGGCCATTCTTTTCGTCGGCCTGCAAGGGTCGGGCAAGACGACGACGGTCGCCAAGCTGGGCTTGAAACTGGCCCGCGAAGAAAAGAAGAAGGTGCTGCTTGCCTCCCTCGACGTCTACCGCCCCGCCGCCCGGGAACAGCTTGCGATCCTGGGCCAGCAGGCCGACCTCGCCACCCTGCCGATGATCGCCGACGAAAAGCCGGTCGCGATCGCCCAGCGCGCGATGGCGCACGCCCGGCAGGAAGGCTTCGACGTCGTTCTCCTCGACACCGCCGGGCGGGGGCACGTGGACGCGGCGATGATGGCGGAGGCGGAAGCCGTCCGCGACGCCGTGAACCCCGCCGAGACGCTGCTGGTGGCCGACGCCATGACCGGCCAGGACGCCGTCCGCGTGGCGGAAAGTTTCCACACCCGTTTAAACCTTAGCGGCATCGTGCTGACGCGGCTTGACGGCGACGCCCGCGGGGGGGCGGCCCTTTCCATGCGGGCGGTGACCGGCTGCCCGATCAAGTTCGTCGGCGAAGGCGAAAAACTGGATCGGCTGGAGACTTTTCACCCCAACCGCATCGCCGGCCGCATCCTCGGCATGGGCGACGTCGTGAGCCTGGTCGAAAAAGCGGAGGCCGCCGCCGACGAAGCGGAAATAAGCCGCCTTGCCTCGAAACTCGAAAAAGGCGCCTTCGATCTCAACGACATGGCGGAACAGTTTCGCCAGCTTGGCCGGATGGGAGGGATCGGCGAGTTCCTCGCGTTGCTTCCCGGCCTCGACCGGGGACAAAAGCAAAAGGCGATGGCGAAGATCGACGAACGCCTGCTGCGCCGCCAGGAAGCCATTATCCGTTCGATGACGCCGCTTGAACGGCGCAACCCGAAAATTCTGCACGCCTCGCGCAAGCGGCGGATCGCAGCCGGTTCCGGCTCCGGCGTGAACGACGTCAACCGCCTGCTGAAGCAGTTCCGCGACATGCAGACGATGATGAAGCGCATGAAACAGATGCAAAAGATGGGGCTGGGCAAACCGGGCCGGAGCGGCGGCCTGCCCTTCAATCCGATGCAACCTCGCCACTAA
- the mtaB gene encoding tRNA (N(6)-L-threonylcarbamoyladenosine(37)-C(2))-methylthiotransferase MtaB, translating to MREPSVLTFGCRLNAYESEVIEAHALAAGERDTVYVNTCAVTAEAERQARQAIRRLRRERPGARIVVTGCAAQISPEVYARMPEVTRVLGNAEKLRPESYGVENAERVAVNDILSVRETAGHLVEGLEGRARAFLQVQNGCDHRCTFCIIPFGRGHSRSVPLGALVASAQKLVANGYREIALTGVDLTAYGADLPGKPTLGATLRRLFKLVPELPRLRLSSIDPAEADEELMALLADEPRLMPHLHLSLQSGNNLVLKRMKRRHSREDAVRFCERARGLRKDIVFGADLIAGFPTETDAMFEDTLCLVPECGLTYLHVFPYSARAKTPAARMPQLPVAVRKARAARLREAGAAARQHFFEACVGKDADLLIERPLLGRSAQYAPVRLDREARPGAIVSARIVGAEGDALQGRLSG from the coding sequence GTGAGGGAGCCCAGCGTCCTTACCTTCGGCTGCCGGCTCAACGCCTACGAATCGGAAGTCATCGAAGCCCACGCCCTTGCCGCTGGCGAGCGCGACACCGTCTATGTGAACACCTGCGCCGTCACCGCCGAAGCCGAGCGCCAGGCCCGCCAGGCGATCCGGCGTCTGCGCCGCGAACGGCCCGGCGCGCGCATCGTCGTCACCGGCTGCGCCGCTCAGATTTCGCCGGAAGTTTACGCGCGGATGCCGGAGGTGACTCGCGTTCTCGGCAACGCCGAGAAGCTCAGGCCGGAAAGTTACGGCGTCGAAAACGCCGAACGCGTCGCCGTTAACGACATCCTTTCCGTGCGCGAGACGGCCGGCCACCTGGTGGAAGGCCTCGAGGGCCGGGCGCGGGCCTTTTTGCAGGTGCAGAACGGCTGCGACCATCGCTGCACGTTCTGCATCATTCCCTTCGGCCGCGGCCACAGCCGGAGCGTGCCCTTGGGCGCTCTCGTCGCTTCGGCGCAGAAGCTCGTCGCGAACGGCTACCGGGAAATCGCGCTGACCGGCGTTGACCTCACGGCCTATGGGGCGGACCTGCCGGGGAAGCCCACGCTCGGCGCCACGCTGCGTCGCTTGTTCAAGCTTGTGCCGGAGCTTCCCCGTCTCCGGCTTTCCTCGATCGACCCGGCGGAGGCGGACGAAGAGCTGATGGCGCTTTTGGCGGACGAACCCCGCCTCATGCCGCACCTGCACTTAAGCCTGCAGTCCGGCAACAACCTCGTGCTGAAGCGCATGAAGCGGCGGCATTCGCGAGAAGACGCCGTGCGGTTCTGCGAACGCGCGCGGGGGCTGCGCAAGGACATCGTCTTCGGCGCCGATCTCATCGCGGGGTTTCCGACGGAAACCGATGCGATGTTCGAGGATACGCTCTGCCTGGTTCCCGAATGCGGGCTTACCTATCTCCACGTCTTTCCCTATTCCGCGCGCGCCAAGACGCCGGCCGCCCGCATGCCGCAACTGCCGGTCGCGGTCCGCAAGGCCCGCGCGGCGCGCTTGCGCGAAGCAGGGGCTGCGGCCAGGCAGCACTTTTTCGAGGCTTGCGTCGGCAAGGACGCCGATCTTCTGATCGAGCGGCCTTTGCTCGGGCGGAGCGCCCAGTACGCACCCGTTCGTCTGGACCGCGAGGCCCGGCCCGGCGCCATCGTCTCCGCCCGGATCGTTGGCGCCGAGGGCGACGCCCTTCAGGGCCGTCTCTCCGGGTAG
- a CDS encoding PQQ-dependent sugar dehydrogenase, which yields MTRGTNRAIAGIGVLGFLLGFCFLWLAFAAGPGQTAELGARIEVRLENLPPPYAGKSFTNPPLTIPRPATAELRVPEGFRVTLFAEGLSHARWLCVTPEGEVFVAEPSAGRVTLLADRDGDGQAEFRSAYLEGLRSPHGLAFRDGVLYLADTARLWRAAHRPGATQGKAEPLTPPGALGTSGGHWTRNLAIHPDGTRLFVAIGSRGNLAEEPEPRATIREFPIAGGAGKTFASGLRNPVGIAFYPETADLYTVVNERDGLGDELVPDYLARVEGGDFYGWPYAYLGPNPEPRFAELDPDRVAKTKKPDLLFRAHSAPLGLLFYAGAQFPKRFRGDAFVALHGSWNASRPQGYMVVRVPFAEGRPQGWYEPFVTGFRLDGDGAPGRAEVWGRPAGLAELPDGSLLIADDVGNRIWRVSYAGNAQEGKPTP from the coding sequence ATGACGCGCGGAACGAATCGCGCGATCGCCGGCATAGGCGTTCTTGGCTTTCTCTTGGGCTTTTGTTTCCTGTGGCTTGCCTTCGCCGCCGGCCCCGGACAAACGGCCGAGCTCGGAGCGCGGATCGAGGTTCGTCTCGAAAACCTGCCGCCCCCTTACGCGGGAAAAAGCTTCACCAACCCGCCGCTTACGATTCCGCGACCGGCAACGGCCGAGCTTCGCGTGCCGGAAGGCTTTCGCGTCACCCTCTTCGCCGAGGGCCTTTCGCACGCGCGCTGGCTTTGCGTGACGCCGGAAGGCGAGGTCTTCGTGGCCGAGCCTTCCGCCGGCCGCGTCACCCTTCTTGCCGACCGCGACGGCGATGGCCAGGCGGAGTTTCGAAGCGCCTATCTCGAGGGGCTGCGCAGCCCACACGGCCTCGCCTTCCGGGACGGCGTCCTTTACCTCGCCGACACGGCGCGCCTTTGGCGGGCGGCGCACCGGCCCGGCGCCACCCAAGGCAAGGCCGAGCCCTTGACGCCACCCGGCGCGCTGGGCACGAGTGGCGGCCATTGGACCCGCAACCTGGCCATCCACCCGGACGGCACGCGGCTTTTCGTCGCCATCGGCTCGCGCGGCAATCTGGCCGAAGAACCGGAGCCCCGGGCGACGATCCGCGAATTTCCAATCGCGGGGGGCGCGGGAAAAACCTTCGCGAGCGGTCTGCGCAACCCGGTCGGCATCGCCTTCTACCCGGAGACGGCGGACCTTTATACGGTCGTCAACGAGCGCGACGGGCTTGGCGACGAACTGGTGCCGGATTACCTCGCCCGCGTCGAGGGCGGCGATTTCTACGGCTGGCCTTACGCCTATCTCGGCCCCAACCCGGAGCCGCGCTTCGCCGAGCTTGACCCCGACCGCGTCGCGAAGACGAAAAAGCCCGACCTGCTTTTCCGCGCGCACTCCGCCCCCTTGGGACTCCTTTTCTATGCGGGCGCGCAGTTCCCCAAACGCTTTCGCGGAGACGCCTTCGTGGCCCTGCACGGCTCGTGGAACGCGAGCCGCCCGCAAGGCTACATGGTCGTCCGCGTCCCCTTCGCCGAGGGCCGCCCGCAAGGTTGGTACGAGCCCTTCGTGACCGGCTTCCGCTTGGACGGAGACGGCGCGCCCGGGCGCGCCGAGGTGTGGGGCCGGCCGGCCGGCTTGGCCGAACTTCCCGACGGCAGCCTGCTGATTGCCGACGACGTGGGAAATCGCATCTGGCGGGTGAGCTATGCGGGTAACGCGCAAGAGGGCAAGCCTACGCCTTAA
- the dapF gene encoding diaminopimelate epimerase, with protein MTGILFRKMHGAGNDFVVLDARTDRRAAKAFTAPGARAIADRWTGVGCDQVVLIEPARNPGADAVMRIRNADGEEAEACGNAARCVARLVMTEKGTDRCRLETLAGPIEAIREGPDRIRVDMGPAKTDWQAIPLKGPADTLHLDLRAGTLRDAVAVSMGNPHAVFFVGDAEKVPLAEIGPRLENDAWFPERANIGVAQILSGNRLRLRVWERGAGLTRACGSGACAAAVAANRRGLLGKEAEVVLDGGSLFVRIREDGHVLLSGPAALSFSGELPLDLVTEAAA; from the coding sequence ATGACGGGGATCCTGTTTCGCAAGATGCATGGTGCTGGGAACGATTTCGTCGTCCTCGATGCGCGCACCGACCGGCGCGCGGCGAAGGCCTTCACGGCCCCCGGCGCGCGCGCCATCGCCGATCGCTGGACCGGGGTGGGCTGCGACCAGGTCGTGCTGATCGAACCGGCCCGGAACCCGGGGGCGGACGCCGTCATGCGCATCCGGAACGCCGATGGCGAGGAGGCCGAGGCGTGCGGTAACGCCGCGCGCTGCGTCGCCCGGTTGGTGATGACGGAGAAGGGGACCGATCGGTGCCGGCTGGAAACCCTGGCCGGCCCCATCGAAGCGATTCGCGAAGGCCCGGACCGCATCCGCGTCGACATGGGTCCGGCGAAAACGGATTGGCAGGCGATTCCCTTGAAGGGGCCGGCCGATACGCTCCACCTCGATCTGCGGGCCGGCACGCTGCGCGACGCGGTCGCCGTCAGCATGGGCAACCCGCACGCGGTTTTTTTCGTCGGGGACGCGGAAAAAGTGCCGCTCGCCGAGATCGGGCCGCGGCTTGAGAACGACGCCTGGTTCCCGGAACGCGCGAATATCGGCGTCGCCCAGATCCTCTCTGGAAACCGGCTTCGCCTTCGCGTCTGGGAGCGCGGCGCAGGCTTGACGCGCGCCTGCGGCAGCGGCGCCTGTGCCGCCGCCGTCGCCGCCAACCGCCGCGGGCTTTTGGGCAAGGAAGCGGAGGTCGTTCTCGACGGCGGCTCGCTGTTCGTGCGGATTCGCGAGGACGGCCACGTTCTGCTTTCCGGTCCGGCGGCCCTGAGTTTTTCGGGCGAGTTGCCGCTCGATCTCGTTACGGAGGCGGCGGCGTGA